A window of the Paraburkholderia sp. ZP32-5 genome harbors these coding sequences:
- a CDS encoding glycosyltransferase family 4 protein, producing MNGVLDSLQTLVTEPYLGLSRWLTVRALEHKLKRPTRTQAFQVASPNLLYVAASALPYHTSGYTTRTHEIIRAMRSAGGSVHALTRPGYPFDRIDRLRDAEGDETQVGEVRYRHAAGPANNRPVLFYALQAARVIAQWAKHHRVSVIHAASNHVNALPALLAARQLGIPFQYEMRGLWELTRISRLPHFEGRQGFRQGLELEGLVARHADRVFVISEQLGRFARERWGIAEERMFLLPNCVEPERFAMITPREIEPNTIGYAGSLMGYEGLDTLIDAVAQLRARGTQPNVMIIGHGEAHAALEAQVQRLGLSEQIRFLGRMSPQQAHETLSRCALVCIPRKPFKVCEIVPPIKLVEAMAMGKPVIVPDLPVFRDEMGTRPAGWFFKAADSEDLARVIETALADRTALAALGERAKEYATTQRSWSDFVIEALPKSAR from the coding sequence ATGAACGGCGTACTCGATTCTCTGCAAACGCTCGTGACCGAGCCGTATCTCGGTTTGAGCCGATGGCTCACCGTGCGAGCGCTGGAGCACAAACTCAAGCGCCCCACCCGTACACAGGCATTCCAGGTTGCTTCGCCAAACCTGCTGTACGTGGCCGCAAGCGCGTTGCCGTATCACACGAGCGGTTACACCACGCGTACGCACGAGATCATCCGCGCAATGCGATCGGCTGGCGGCAGCGTGCATGCGTTGACGCGGCCGGGCTATCCGTTTGATCGTATCGACCGTTTGCGCGATGCCGAGGGCGACGAAACACAGGTCGGAGAAGTGCGCTATCGGCACGCGGCCGGACCGGCCAACAATCGTCCGGTGCTGTTTTATGCGTTGCAAGCCGCACGCGTGATTGCGCAGTGGGCGAAACACCATCGAGTGTCGGTGATTCACGCGGCGTCGAATCACGTCAATGCGTTGCCTGCACTATTGGCGGCGCGGCAACTGGGCATCCCATTCCAATACGAAATGCGTGGCTTGTGGGAACTCACGCGTATTTCGCGTCTGCCTCATTTCGAGGGGCGTCAGGGCTTCAGGCAAGGCCTGGAACTGGAAGGCCTGGTCGCACGGCACGCTGATCGTGTTTTCGTGATTTCAGAGCAACTGGGCCGCTTCGCGCGCGAGCGTTGGGGCATTGCCGAAGAACGCATGTTTCTGCTGCCCAATTGCGTGGAGCCCGAGCGGTTTGCAATGATTACGCCACGCGAAATCGAACCGAACACGATAGGCTATGCGGGTTCGTTGATGGGCTACGAAGGCCTCGATACGCTGATCGACGCAGTAGCGCAACTACGTGCACGCGGCACGCAACCGAACGTGATGATCATCGGGCACGGCGAAGCGCATGCTGCACTCGAAGCACAGGTGCAGCGCCTTGGTCTGTCGGAGCAGATCCGCTTTTTGGGCCGCATGTCGCCGCAACAGGCGCATGAGACCTTGAGCCGTTGCGCACTCGTATGCATCCCACGCAAGCCGTTCAAGGTTTGCGAGATCGTGCCGCCTATCAAACTCGTCGAAGCGATGGCGATGGGCAAGCCGGTCATCGTGCCCGACCTGCCGGTGTTTCGCGACGAAATGGGCACACGCCCCGCAGGCTGGTTCTTCAAAGCAGCCGACTCGGAGGATCTCGCGCGCGTAATCGAAACGGCATTGGCCGATCGCACGGCGCTCGCCGCGCTCGGCGAGCGAGCAAAAGAATACGCGACCACGCAACGCAGCTGGAGCGATTTTGTCATCGAGGCACTACCCAAAAGTGCGAGGTGA